Proteins from a single region of Sphingomonas morindae:
- the tmk gene encoding dTMP kinase — MSGRFITLEGGEGVGKSTQARALAQALRARGHDVVETREPGGSAGAEAIRALLLEGAGDRWTPGAEALLFAAARADHVARTIKPALAAGAWVVCDRFLDSSLAYQGAADGIGADRLRVLHEVGASGLMPDRTLLLLLPEAEALARATRRDGAEGDRFGARDAAYHAAVTRAFRALAEAEPARIRPIAADGAPEAVTARLLAALDGL, encoded by the coding sequence GTGAGCGGCCGCTTCATCACGCTGGAAGGCGGGGAGGGCGTCGGCAAGTCAACCCAGGCGCGGGCGCTGGCGCAGGCGCTCCGCGCGCGCGGCCATGACGTCGTGGAGACGCGCGAGCCGGGCGGCAGTGCCGGCGCCGAGGCGATCCGCGCGCTGCTGCTGGAGGGCGCGGGCGATCGCTGGACGCCCGGCGCCGAGGCGCTGCTCTTCGCCGCCGCCCGCGCCGATCATGTCGCGCGCACCATCAAGCCCGCGCTCGCGGCGGGCGCCTGGGTGGTGTGCGACCGCTTCCTCGACAGTTCGCTCGCCTATCAGGGCGCGGCGGACGGGATCGGCGCGGACCGGCTGCGCGTGCTGCACGAGGTCGGCGCCTCGGGGCTGATGCCCGATCGCACCCTGTTGCTGCTGCTGCCTGAAGCCGAGGCGCTGGCCCGGGCCACGCGGCGCGACGGCGCGGAGGGCGATCGCTTCGGCGCGCGCGATGCGGCCTATCATGCCGCGGTGACGCGCGCCTTCCGCGCGCTGGCCGAGGCCGAGCCGGCGCGGATCCGCCCGATCGCCGCCGATGGCGCGCCCGAGGCGGTGACCGCGCGGCTGCTCGCCGCGCTGGACGGGCTGTGA
- a CDS encoding DNA polymerase III subunit delta' has product MMRLFGQDAQIAAFREAWASGRMHHGWLLAGDAGLGKASFAQAAAVRLLAEAAGPPIAAPGLETPEDHRIARLVAAGSHPDLMRLERLYRDKTKDQARSITVDQVRGLGRLFATAPSFSPWRVVIVDAADDLERPGANALLKLLEEPPPHSLFLLVSHAPARLLPTIRSRCRVLRFTPLPPPAMAAALRQALPEAEAAEIDTLVAVGEGAPGRAVRYAGLDVAALDAAMAAILAEGDRDNGGRAALARALSSKAAQPRYELFLERVPQRIATAARTRRGPALAAALEAWEKARDLAGSAVRLSLDPQATVFELAGLLASLQPSEPDSRR; this is encoded by the coding sequence ATGATGCGGCTGTTTGGCCAGGATGCGCAGATCGCCGCCTTCCGCGAGGCCTGGGCGAGCGGGCGGATGCACCATGGCTGGCTGCTCGCGGGCGATGCGGGGCTGGGCAAGGCCAGCTTCGCCCAGGCCGCGGCGGTGCGCCTTCTGGCCGAGGCGGCCGGGCCGCCGATCGCCGCGCCGGGGCTGGAAACGCCGGAGGATCACCGCATCGCGCGGCTGGTCGCGGCGGGCAGCCACCCCGATCTGATGCGGCTGGAGCGCCTCTATCGCGACAAGACCAAGGACCAGGCACGCTCGATCACGGTGGATCAGGTGCGCGGGCTCGGCCGGCTTTTCGCCACCGCGCCGAGCTTCTCGCCGTGGCGCGTGGTGATCGTCGACGCGGCGGACGATCTCGAGCGGCCCGGCGCCAATGCCCTGCTCAAGCTGCTCGAGGAGCCGCCGCCGCACTCGCTCTTCCTGCTCGTGTCGCATGCGCCCGCGCGGCTGCTGCCGACCATCCGATCGCGCTGCCGCGTGCTGCGCTTCACCCCCTTGCCGCCGCCCGCCATGGCGGCGGCGCTGCGCCAGGCGCTGCCCGAGGCGGAGGCCGCCGAGATCGACACTTTGGTGGCGGTGGGCGAGGGCGCGCCCGGCCGGGCGGTGCGCTATGCCGGGCTGGACGTCGCCGCGCTCGACGCCGCGATGGCGGCGATCCTCGCTGAGGGCGACCGCGACAATGGCGGCCGCGCGGCGCTGGCACGGGCGCTTTCGTCCAAGGCCGCGCAGCCGCGCTACGAGCTGTTCCTCGAGCGGGTGCCGCAGCGCATCGCGACGGCGGCGCGCACCCGGCGCGGCCCGGCGCTTGCCGCCGCGCTGGAAGCATGGGAGAAGGCGCGCGACCTGGCCGGGAGCGCGGTGCGCCTCTCGCTCGATCCCCAGGCGACGGTGTTCGAGCTTGCCGGGTTGCTCGCGTCGCTCCAGCCCAGCGAGCCCGACAGCCGGCGATGA
- a CDS encoding D-alanyl-D-alanine carboxypeptidase family protein has product MKLASGIAFAPLLALTATAVAAPPPFETPAPVAFMEDLSSGAILFAKQPDYRMPPASMAKMMTVYVAFGLIKSGQLKLDQKFTVRPETWQRWHGPQAGSTMFLSPGEQVSVSDLLAGIITLSGNDACVVLAEGIAGTEPAFVNLMNQQREALGMRNSNFGTANGWPDNGVTYVTARDLATLAAATIRDYPDLYKQFYSKPNFTWGKTMGGAAITQDNRDPLLGRVAGADGLKTGHTEEAGYGFTGSAEQNGRRLVIVLAGMHSVNERIQQSVAFMNWGFSAWRARPLFAKGKRVTTAEVQGGGTSSVGLVAPRDLAVTVPLGAAAPGGILGQKAQIPAPPMKVVYDGPIKAPIKAGQHIADLVVQGDTGQQVMPLVAENDVGEAGFFGRVWASLKALLGLA; this is encoded by the coding sequence ATGAAGCTTGCCTCCGGTATCGCGTTCGCCCCGCTCCTCGCGCTGACGGCGACCGCCGTGGCCGCGCCGCCGCCGTTCGAGACGCCCGCGCCCGTGGCCTTCATGGAAGATCTGAGTTCGGGCGCCATTCTCTTCGCCAAGCAGCCCGATTACCGGATGCCGCCGGCCTCGATGGCGAAGATGATGACGGTCTATGTCGCGTTCGGCCTGATCAAGAGCGGCCAGCTCAAGCTCGACCAGAAATTCACCGTGCGGCCCGAAACCTGGCAGCGCTGGCACGGGCCGCAGGCGGGCTCGACCATGTTCCTCTCGCCCGGCGAGCAGGTTTCGGTGTCGGACCTGCTGGCCGGCATCATCACCCTCTCGGGCAATGACGCCTGTGTCGTTCTGGCGGAGGGCATCGCCGGCACCGAACCGGCCTTCGTCAACCTGATGAACCAGCAGCGCGAGGCGCTGGGCATGCGCAACAGCAATTTCGGCACCGCCAATGGCTGGCCCGACAATGGCGTCACCTATGTCACCGCGCGCGATCTCGCGACCCTCGCGGCGGCTACGATCCGGGACTATCCGGATCTCTACAAGCAGTTCTACTCCAAGCCCAATTTCACCTGGGGCAAGACGATGGGCGGCGCCGCCATCACCCAGGACAATCGCGATCCGCTGCTCGGCCGCGTGGCCGGCGCCGACGGGCTGAAGACCGGCCATACCGAGGAGGCCGGCTATGGCTTCACCGGCTCGGCGGAGCAGAATGGGCGGCGGCTGGTGATCGTGCTGGCGGGCATGCACAGTGTGAACGAGCGCATCCAGCAATCGGTCGCCTTCATGAACTGGGGCTTCTCCGCGTGGCGCGCGCGCCCGCTCTTCGCCAAGGGCAAGCGCGTGACGACCGCCGAGGTGCAGGGCGGCGGCACCAGCAGCGTCGGCCTGGTCGCGCCGCGCGATCTCGCCGTCACCGTGCCGCTCGGCGCCGCCGCGCCCGGCGGCATTCTCGGCCAGAAGGCGCAGATCCCCGCGCCGCCGATGAAGGTTGTGTATGACGGCCCGATCAAGGCGCCGATCAAGGCGGGCCAGCATATCGCCGATCTCGTCGTGCAGGGCGATACGGGCCAGCAGGTGATGCCGCTGGTGGCCGAGAATGATGTGGGCGAGGCGGGCTTCTTCGGTCGCGTCTGGGCCTCGCTCAAGGCGCTGCTCGGGCTCGCGTGA
- a CDS encoding lytic murein transglycosylase — translation MSAACLAIAAAATPLAAQFAEPAPLAADQSGFAAYLRQVRTRAIAAGVRATTLDQVLPTLTLNPRVIALDQSQPGGTPSGGAAPAPAAPAFAPYRAKHVSPDLIARGRAAYQRVRGPLARISAETGVPPGIMLAIWGQETNYGGYTGNFDLIRSLATLAYEGRRRPLFEAELIATLQLLDRGIPRGQLVGSWAGATGYPQFLPSVYLRLARDGDGDGKADIWTSPADALASIGNYLVNAGWRAGQPWAVEAEVPATLDRAALASRLISPRCPRVHARHSRWLTMREWRALGVRQIAGGAVPDEAQASLIEPDGPGQPAYLALGNYRVILDYNCSNFYALSVGLLADAVAG, via the coding sequence ATGAGCGCGGCCTGTCTGGCGATAGCGGCGGCGGCGACGCCGCTCGCGGCGCAGTTCGCCGAACCGGCGCCGCTCGCGGCCGACCAGAGCGGCTTCGCGGCGTATCTGCGGCAGGTACGGACGCGCGCGATCGCCGCCGGGGTGCGGGCGACCACGCTCGATCAGGTGCTGCCGACGCTCACGCTCAATCCGCGCGTCATCGCGCTCGACCAGTCGCAGCCCGGCGGCACGCCGAGCGGCGGGGCGGCGCCCGCGCCGGCGGCGCCGGCCTTCGCGCCCTATCGCGCCAAACATGTCTCGCCCGATCTGATCGCGCGCGGCCGCGCGGCCTATCAGCGCGTGCGCGGCCCGCTGGCGCGGATCAGCGCCGAAACCGGCGTGCCCCCCGGCATCATGCTGGCGATCTGGGGGCAGGAGACCAATTATGGCGGCTATACCGGCAATTTCGATCTGATCCGCTCGCTGGCGACCCTGGCCTATGAAGGGCGGCGGCGGCCGCTGTTCGAGGCGGAGCTGATCGCCACGCTGCAACTGCTCGATCGCGGCATCCCGCGCGGCCAGCTCGTCGGCAGCTGGGCCGGCGCCACGGGCTATCCGCAATTCCTGCCTTCGGTCTATCTGCGCCTCGCGCGCGACGGCGATGGCGATGGCAAGGCGGATATCTGGACCAGCCCGGCCGATGCGCTCGCCTCGATCGGCAATTATCTGGTCAATGCGGGATGGCGCGCCGGCCAGCCCTGGGCGGTGGAGGCGGAGGTGCCGGCGACGCTCGATCGCGCCGCGCTCGCCTCGCGCCTAATCAGCCCGCGCTGTCCGCGCGTCCATGCCCGTCATTCGCGCTGGCTGACGATGCGCGAATGGCGCGCGCTCGGCGTGCGCCAGATCGCGGGCGGGGCGGTGCCCGACGAGGCGCAGGCGAGCCTGATCGAGCCCGACGGGCCGGGCCAGCCCGCCTATCTGGCGCTCGGCAATTATCGCGTGATCCTCGATTATAACTGCTCCAACTTCTATGCGCTTTCGGTGGGGCTGCTCGCGGATGCGGTGGCGGGCTGA
- the mazG gene encoding nucleoside triphosphate pyrophosphohydrolase — translation MTPPSSATAMPSGTAEAIQRLVAIMARLRDPESGCAWDVAQDFASIAPYTIEEAYEVADAIARGDMEDLKGELGDLQLQVVFHARMAEEAGHFTLADVIDTIARKMEARHPHIFGAAPATDAAGVRASWETIKAEERAARRETGALDGVALGLPALLRAEKLQRRAARVGFDWPDAAGPRAKVAEEWAELDAAASPEARLEEFGDLLFAMVNYARHVGIDAEAALRAANAKFERRFKAMEQRAPEDFATLPLAAQEALWQAVKDAE, via the coding sequence ATGACCCCGCCTTCTTCCGCCACCGCCATGCCGAGCGGCACGGCCGAGGCCATCCAGCGGCTGGTCGCCATCATGGCGCGGCTGCGCGATCCCGAGAGCGGCTGCGCCTGGGACGTGGCGCAGGATTTCGCATCGATCGCGCCCTACACGATCGAGGAAGCCTATGAGGTGGCCGACGCGATCGCGCGCGGCGACATGGAGGATCTCAAGGGCGAGCTGGGCGATCTTCAGCTGCAGGTCGTGTTCCATGCGCGGATGGCCGAGGAAGCCGGCCACTTCACTCTGGCCGATGTGATCGACACGATCGCCCGCAAGATGGAGGCGCGCCACCCGCATATCTTCGGCGCGGCGCCCGCGACCGATGCGGCGGGCGTGCGCGCGTCTTGGGAGACGATCAAGGCCGAGGAGCGCGCCGCGCGGCGGGAGACCGGCGCGCTGGACGGCGTCGCCCTGGGTCTGCCCGCGCTGCTGCGCGCCGAAAAGCTCCAGCGACGCGCCGCGCGCGTCGGCTTCGACTGGCCTGATGCGGCCGGGCCGCGCGCGAAGGTGGCCGAGGAATGGGCGGAACTGGATGCCGCCGCTTCCCCCGAGGCGCGGCTCGAGGAGTTCGGCGATCTGCTCTTCGCCATGGTCAATTATGCCCGCCATGTCGGGATCGATGCCGAGGCGGCGCTGCGCGCGGCCAACGCCAAGTTCGAGCGGCGCTTCAAAGCGATGGAACAGCGCGCGCCGGAGGATTTCGCAACCCTCCCGCTCGCGGCCCAGGAAGCCCTGTGGCAGGCCGTCAAGGACGCCGAATAA
- a CDS encoding TatD family hydrolase → MLVDSHCHLDYPKLVERQAEVLATARAAGVTTMLNIATRQHEWPTIIATAEREPDVWASIGVHPHEADAHPDVDTRTLVDAAAHPRVIGIGETGLDFFYDHSDRERQRRSFRAHIAAARETGLPLIIHTRDAEDDTAAILAEEMGKGGFPALIHCFTASQNFADRVIALGLSISISGIVTFKNAAALQATARTIPADRLLIETDAPFLAPVPHRGKPCEPAMVADTARFLAGLRGVETSELIATTAANFFNLFTKAKA, encoded by the coding sequence ATGCTTGTCGACAGCCATTGCCATCTCGATTACCCCAAGCTGGTGGAACGCCAGGCCGAGGTGCTCGCCACCGCGCGCGCGGCCGGCGTCACCACCATGCTCAACATCGCCACGCGCCAGCACGAATGGCCGACGATCATCGCCACGGCGGAGCGCGAGCCCGATGTTTGGGCGTCGATCGGCGTCCATCCGCATGAGGCCGATGCGCATCCCGATGTCGACACGCGCACGCTGGTGGACGCCGCCGCGCATCCGCGCGTGATCGGCATCGGCGAGACGGGGCTCGACTTTTTCTACGATCACAGCGATCGCGAGCGCCAGCGCCGCAGCTTCCGCGCGCACATCGCCGCCGCCCGCGAGACCGGCCTGCCGCTCATCATCCACACCCGCGACGCGGAGGACGACACCGCCGCGATCCTGGCGGAGGAAATGGGGAAGGGCGGCTTCCCGGCGCTGATCCACTGCTTCACCGCCTCGCAGAATTTTGCCGACCGTGTGATCGCGCTCGGCTTGTCCATCTCGATCTCGGGGATCGTCACCTTCAAAAATGCGGCGGCGCTGCAGGCGACGGCGCGCACCATCCCGGCCGACCGGCTGCTGATCGAGACCGACGCGCCGTTCCTCGCCCCGGTGCCGCATCGCGGCAAGCCGTGCGAGCCCGCCATGGTGGCGGACACGGCGCGCTTCCTGGCCGGGCTGCGTGGCGTCGAGACTTCCGAGCTGATCGCGACAACGGCCGCCAACTTCTTCAACTTGTTCACGAAAGCAAAAGCATGA
- the hflX gene encoding GTPase HflX, whose protein sequence is MSGFQREDGFARGGRALVVLPEIGAHSRSTEARLDEAAGLARAIHLDVVEKIGFRLRAPKAATLIGAGQVEHLAEQVRLAEAELVVVDAAVTPIQQRNLEKALGAKVIDRTGLILEIFGERAATAEGRLQVELAHLDYQAGRLVRSWTHLERQRGGFGFLGGPGETQIEADRRMIRDRMAKLRRELDQVSRTRGLHRERRRRAPWPVVALVGYTNAGKSTLFNRMTGAEVMAQDLLFATLDPTMRHIRLPGIDKAILSDTVGFVSDLPTQLVAAFRATLEEVTTADIIVHVRDIAHPDSEAQAGDVDHVLTEIGATGPDGVPVLEAWNKIDALDEEAREAVLAEAARRDDVVTVSALTGEGVDGLGRALADRLNRGARVHHLALDPADGAAIAWLHQHGEVLARCDGETAVELDVRLSEADWARFGARGEETRAEPAGE, encoded by the coding sequence TTGAGCGGCTTCCAGCGCGAGGACGGCTTCGCCCGCGGCGGGCGGGCGCTGGTCGTGCTGCCGGAGATCGGCGCGCACAGCCGCTCCACCGAGGCGCGGCTGGACGAGGCGGCCGGGCTCGCCCGCGCCATCCATCTCGACGTGGTCGAGAAGATCGGCTTCCGGCTGCGCGCGCCCAAGGCCGCCACGCTGATCGGTGCGGGCCAGGTGGAGCATCTGGCCGAACAGGTGCGGCTTGCCGAAGCCGAGCTGGTGGTGGTGGACGCGGCGGTCACGCCGATCCAGCAGCGCAATCTCGAGAAAGCGCTGGGCGCCAAGGTGATCGACCGGACCGGCCTGATCCTGGAGATTTTCGGCGAGCGCGCCGCCACGGCCGAGGGGCGGCTGCAGGTGGAGCTGGCGCATCTGGATTACCAGGCGGGCCGGCTGGTGCGCTCCTGGACCCATCTCGAGCGGCAACGCGGCGGCTTCGGCTTTCTCGGCGGTCCCGGCGAGACCCAGATCGAGGCGGACCGGCGGATGATCCGCGATCGCATGGCCAAGCTGCGGCGCGAGCTGGATCAGGTCAGCCGCACGCGCGGCCTGCACCGCGAGCGGCGCCGCCGCGCGCCCTGGCCGGTGGTGGCGCTGGTCGGCTATACCAATGCTGGCAAGTCGACGCTGTTCAACCGCATGACCGGCGCGGAGGTGATGGCGCAGGATCTGCTCTTCGCGACGCTGGATCCGACCATGCGGCACATCCGCCTGCCCGGCATCGACAAGGCGATCCTGTCCGACACGGTGGGCTTCGTGTCGGATCTGCCGACCCAGCTGGTCGCGGCGTTCCGCGCCACGCTTGAGGAGGTGACGACCGCCGATATCATCGTCCATGTCCGCGACATCGCCCATCCCGATAGCGAGGCGCAGGCGGGCGATGTCGATCATGTGCTGACCGAGATCGGCGCCACCGGGCCCGATGGCGTGCCGGTGCTTGAGGCGTGGAACAAGATCGACGCGCTCGACGAGGAGGCGCGCGAGGCGGTGCTGGCCGAGGCGGCGCGGCGCGACGATGTCGTGACCGTCTCGGCGCTGACCGGGGAGGGGGTGGACGGGCTCGGCCGCGCGCTCGCCGATCGGCTCAACCGGGGCGCGCGCGTCCATCATCTGGCGCTCGATCCGGCCGATGGCGCCGCCATCGCCTGGCTCCACCAGCATGGCGAGGTGCTGGCGCGGTGCGACGGCGAGACCGCGGTGGAGCTGGACGTGCGCCTCTCGGAGGCCGACTGGGCGCGCTTCGGCGCGCGCGGGGAGGAGACGCGGGCCGAACCGGCCGGCGAGTGA
- a CDS encoding septal ring lytic transglycosylase RlpA family protein, translating to MRWRAEARRGAALLVALLLAGCGGGVHQLVADTPVRLGRPYAVAGRLYVPADDRGYDTIGEASWYGSREQGRPTANGERFDKRRASAAHTTLPLPSYVEVTRLDTGERMLVRINDRGPFARDRVLDLSREAARALGIERMGRALVRVRRVQPSADQRKQLRRGYPVMLARVTPTASPLGTGPAPRLPSPAPIMPLPYAAPAPAPYAAPPAAPASATPADADAADALASALSGEAGRVEATGGGYRVVTGPYPDDASRAAALARLRARGYQGAVLLDQTLSDGTTPP from the coding sequence ATGCGGTGGCGGGCTGAAGCGCGGCGCGGCGCCGCCCTTCTCGTCGCGCTGCTGCTCGCGGGCTGCGGCGGCGGCGTCCACCAGCTGGTGGCGGACACGCCCGTCCGGCTCGGCCGCCCCTATGCAGTGGCCGGCCGCCTCTACGTGCCCGCGGACGATCGCGGCTATGACACGATCGGCGAGGCCAGCTGGTACGGCAGTCGCGAGCAGGGCCGTCCGACCGCCAATGGCGAACGCTTCGACAAGCGTCGCGCCAGCGCCGCGCACACCACTTTGCCCTTGCCCTCCTATGTGGAGGTGACCCGGCTCGACACGGGCGAGCGCATGCTGGTGCGGATCAACGATCGCGGCCCGTTCGCGCGCGATCGCGTGCTCGATCTCAGCCGCGAGGCGGCGCGCGCGCTCGGCATCGAGCGGATGGGCCGCGCGCTGGTGCGGGTGCGCCGGGTGCAGCCGAGCGCGGACCAGCGCAAGCAGCTGCGGCGGGGCTATCCGGTGATGCTCGCGCGGGTGACGCCCACCGCCTCGCCGCTGGGCACGGGGCCGGCGCCGCGCCTGCCGTCCCCCGCGCCGATCATGCCCCTGCCCTATGCCGCGCCCGCGCCAGCGCCCTATGCCGCGCCTCCCGCGGCGCCCGCCAGCGCCACCCCCGCCGATGCCGATGCGGCGGACGCGCTCGCCTCCGCGCTGTCCGGCGAAGCGGGGCGGGTGGAGGCGACGGGCGGCGGCTATCGCGTCGTCACCGGCCCCTATCCCGATGACGCGAGCCGCGCGGCGGCGCTGGCGCGGCTGCGCGCGCGCGGCTATCAAGGCGCGGTTCTTCTCGACCAGACCTTATCAGACGGAACGACACCCCCATGA
- the metG gene encoding methionine--tRNA ligase, with protein MTKPFYITTAISYPNGRPHVGHAYEAIATDAIARWRRLEGRPVRFLTGTDEHGLKMAQAARARGLTPRQLADEMSASFKAMADQLTISYDRFIRTTDADHYAASAELWRRMAANGDIYLGRYEGWYSVRDEAFYGEEELIAGAVGERLSPQGTPVEWTVEESWFFRLSAYQDRLLAHYAAHPDFIQPEARRNEVIRFVEGGLADLSISRTSFDWGVPVPDSPGHVMYVWVDALTNYLTGAGWPADPALAERWWPADIHIIGKDIVRFHAVYWPAFLMAAGVALPKAVFGHGFLLNRGEKMSKSTGNVIDPAAMAERYGVDGLRYFLLREVSFGQDGSYSDDAIVTRINADLANGLGNLAQRCLSIIAKQCAGRVPAPGTASGPDLGGLAARIGQAMDALQLNRALEIVWEGVSEANRWFADQAPWALRKTDPAAADAVLYATAEAVRQLAILVRWAIPGAADALLDQLGQAEDARDLAALAVPLTPGIALPPPQGVFPRLEPAPA; from the coding sequence ATGACCAAGCCCTTCTACATCACCACCGCGATCAGCTACCCCAATGGCCGCCCCCATGTCGGCCACGCCTATGAGGCGATCGCCACCGATGCGATCGCGCGCTGGCGGCGGCTGGAAGGGCGGCCCGTGCGCTTCCTCACCGGCACCGACGAGCATGGCCTCAAAATGGCCCAGGCGGCGCGTGCCCGCGGCCTCACGCCGCGCCAGCTCGCGGATGAAATGTCCGCCAGTTTCAAGGCGATGGCTGATCAGTTGACGATCAGCTATGATCGTTTCATCCGCACCACCGATGCCGATCACTATGCCGCCTCGGCGGAATTGTGGCGGCGCATGGCGGCCAATGGCGACATCTATCTGGGCCGCTACGAAGGCTGGTATTCGGTCCGCGACGAGGCCTTTTACGGCGAGGAGGAGCTGATCGCCGGCGCCGTGGGCGAGCGGCTTTCGCCGCAGGGCACGCCGGTGGAATGGACGGTGGAGGAAAGCTGGTTCTTCCGCCTGTCCGCCTATCAGGACCGGCTGCTCGCCCATTACGCCGCGCATCCCGATTTCATCCAGCCCGAGGCGCGCCGCAACGAGGTGATCCGCTTCGTCGAGGGCGGGCTGGCCGATCTCTCGATCTCGCGCACCAGCTTCGACTGGGGCGTGCCCGTGCCCGACAGCCCCGGCCATGTCATGTATGTCTGGGTGGACGCGCTCACCAATTATCTCACCGGCGCGGGCTGGCCCGCCGATCCGGCGCTCGCCGAACGCTGGTGGCCGGCCGATATCCACATCATCGGCAAGGATATCGTCCGCTTCCACGCGGTCTATTGGCCGGCCTTTCTGATGGCCGCCGGGGTGGCGCTGCCCAAGGCCGTCTTCGGCCACGGCTTTCTGCTGAACCGTGGCGAGAAGATGTCGAAATCGACGGGCAACGTCATCGATCCGGCCGCAATGGCGGAGCGCTACGGCGTCGACGGGCTGCGCTACTTCCTGCTGCGCGAGGTGAGCTTCGGCCAGGACGGCAGCTATTCGGACGACGCCATCGTCACCCGGATCAACGCCGATCTCGCCAACGGCCTCGGCAATCTCGCCCAGCGCTGCCTGTCGATCATCGCCAAGCAATGCGCGGGGCGGGTGCCCGCGCCGGGCACCGCGTCCGGGCCGGACCTTGGCGGGCTCGCCGCGCGCATCGGCCAGGCGATGGACGCGCTCCAGCTCAACCGCGCGCTGGAGATCGTGTGGGAAGGGGTAAGCGAGGCCAATCGCTGGTTCGCCGATCAGGCGCCCTGGGCGCTCCGCAAGACCGATCCCGCCGCCGCCGACGCGGTCCTCTACGCCACCGCCGAGGCGGTGCGCCAGCTCGCCATCCTTGTGCGCTGGGCGATACCGGGCGCGGCCGACGCGCTGCTGGACCAGCTGGGTCAGGCCGAGGATGCGCGGGATCTCGCCGCGCTGGCGGTGCCGCTGACGCCGGGCATCGCGCTCCCGCCACCGCAGGGCGTCTTCCCCCGGCTGGAACCCGCGCCGGCCTGA
- a CDS encoding MBL fold metallo-hydrolase yields the protein MRIRMLGSGTSSGVPRIGNDWGACDPNEPKNRRRRASIIVETDQTRILVDTTPDLREQLLDARASRFDAVIWTHDHADHTHGIDDLRQIVILNRAALEGYARPATLKSLQERFYYAFAGKDGYPPTVRAHELPDDFMIGDIRVRATDQPHGNIQSAGLRFDWNGYSAAYATDFNALTDEMAALYKGVHVWILDALRRKPHPTHPTVDQALGWIGRLKPDLAVLMHMDNSMDYRTLCAELPDHVRPGYDGMELDFA from the coding sequence ATGAGGATCAGGATGCTGGGCTCGGGCACGTCCTCGGGCGTGCCGCGGATCGGCAATGACTGGGGCGCCTGCGATCCCAACGAGCCCAAGAACCGCCGCCGCCGGGCCTCGATCATCGTCGAGACCGACCAGACCCGCATCCTTGTCGACACCACGCCGGATCTGCGCGAGCAGCTGCTCGATGCGCGCGCGAGCCGCTTCGACGCGGTGATCTGGACGCACGATCACGCCGACCACACCCATGGCATCGACGATCTGCGCCAGATCGTGATCCTCAACCGCGCCGCGCTGGAAGGCTATGCGCGGCCGGCGACGCTCAAATCACTCCAGGAGCGTTTCTACTACGCCTTCGCGGGCAAGGATGGCTATCCGCCGACCGTGCGCGCGCATGAGCTGCCCGATGATTTCATGATCGGCGATATCCGCGTGCGCGCCACGGATCAGCCCCACGGCAACATCCAGAGCGCCGGGCTGCGCTTCGACTGGAATGGCTATTCGGCAGCCTATGCCACGGATTTCAACGCGCTGACGGACGAAATGGCGGCGCTCTACAAGGGCGTTCATGTCTGGATCCTCGATGCGCTGCGCCGCAAGCCGCATCCGACGCATCCCACGGTGGACCAGGCATTGGGCTGGATCGGGCGGCTAAAGCCCGATCTCGCGGTGCTGATGCACATGGACAACAGCATGGACTATCGCACCTTGTGCGCGGAGCTGCCGGATCATGTCAGGCCCGGCTATGACGGCATGGAACTGGATTTCGCGTGA
- the hfq gene encoding RNA chaperone Hfq produces MDRRHGSMAEKPNNLQDMFLNSLRKSKTPVTMFLVKGVKLQGIITWFDNFSVLLRRDGQSQLIYKHAISTVMPAHPVDLAPIEKAFAENKRATLLQEIFLTAVRNAAEPVTMFLVNGVMLQGEVAAYDLFCLLLRRDGMSQLVYKHAISTIQPLHPVNLADSDEDEDED; encoded by the coding sequence ATTGACCGGAGACACGGTTCCATGGCCGAAAAGCCCAACAACCTTCAGGATATGTTCCTGAATTCGCTGCGTAAGTCGAAGACCCCGGTGACGATGTTCCTGGTCAAGGGGGTGAAGCTGCAGGGCATCATCACCTGGTTCGACAATTTTTCCGTGCTGCTCCGCCGCGACGGTCAGTCGCAGCTGATCTACAAGCACGCCATCTCCACGGTCATGCCCGCGCATCCGGTCGATCTCGCGCCGATCGAAAAGGCGTTCGCCGAGAACAAGCGCGCCACGCTGCTGCAGGAGATTTTCCTCACCGCCGTGCGCAACGCCGCCGAGCCCGTCACCATGTTCCTCGTCAATGGCGTCATGCTCCAGGGCGAAGTGGCCGCCTATGATCTCTTCTGCCTGCTGCTCCGCCGCGATGGCATGAGCCAGCTGGTGTACAAGCACGCCATCTCCACCATCCAGCCCCTGCATCCCGTCAATCTCGCGGACAGCGACGAAGACGAGGACGAGGATTGA